The following coding sequences are from one Molothrus aeneus isolate 106 chromosome Z, BPBGC_Maene_1.0, whole genome shotgun sequence window:
- the GPX8 gene encoding probable glutathione peroxidase 8: MEPLTTSYPLKYSVHRARIVVVFLSMVLCTTILCLLQLRFFKPKIKDFYSFEVKDSRGRIISLEKYRGKATLVVNVASYCQYTDKNYIALQDLHREFGPSHFTVLAFPCNQFGESEPSSSQEIESFAKGNYGVTFPVFHKIKILGSEADPAFKFLIDSSKKEPRWNFWKYLVSPEGKVVKFWRPEEPIESIKPEVTALIRQIIMKKREDL, translated from the exons ATGGAGCCTCTCACAACTAGTTATCCTCTGAAATACTCAGTGCACAGAGCCAGGATCGTTGTTGTCTTCCTGTCAATGGTTTTGTGCACCACCATTCTCTGCCTGCTGCAACTCAGGTTTTTTAAACCTAAAAtcaaagatttttattcttttgaagTCAAGGATTCACGAGGAAGGATTATTTCCTTGGAGAAGTACAGAGGGAAA gcaACTTTGGTTGTAAACGTGGCCAGTTACTGCCAATACACAGACAAAAATTACATCGCACTGCAAGATCTGCACAGAGAGTTTGGTCCCTCCCACTTCACTGTGCTGGCGTTTCCCTGCAACCAGTTCGGAGAATCAGAGCCTAGTTCAAGCCAGGAAATAGAATCCTTTGCCAAAGGAAACTATGGAGTAACATTCCCTGTTTTCCACAAAATCAAGATTCTAGGATCAGAAGCAGATCCAGCCTTTAAATTTCTAATAG ATTCTTCAAAGAAAGAGCCTCGATGGAATTTCTGGAAGTACCTTGTTAGCCCTGAGGGGAAAGTTGTGAAATTCTGGAGACCTGAGGAGCCAATAGAAAGTATCAAACCAGAGGTAACAGCATTAATCAGGCAGATTATcatgaagaaaagagaagaccTCTGA